In a single window of the Ancylobacter polymorphus genome:
- a CDS encoding glycosyl hydrolase — protein MSRRTVLAGLAVSLPLVAGSGAPAQPNLATPVIPGTPGAKPAQVTVEGRNILVDGQPFLVRGVAGDGPLALLPGLGATTVRSYGEDPGPLLDAAGTLGLKVIAGLWVGQPRQGADYADASFRARQLAELEAMVTKYRDHPALLMWGIGNEVEVDLADDSAVWPVIEEVAAMVARVDPAHPPLAVLAETGTDKVEKLRKAPSIRVLGLNSYGDALYSVAERARKQGWEGPIIITELGALGQWQAAHAPWGAPFEPSSTQKAIQLRRYLAALDEQGAGAILFLWGQKQEVTPSWHSLLLPDGVWLEAAEAMAQAWGGQSPGVNQAPRIASLRVAGEPSAPFGRWRADEEGAFTLDAVEPDGDLMEVRWFVMAESADRGIGGDAEQVPPLFPEAVRQSGPSGARVSGLTPGRYRIFVELRDGKGAGATANMPFEVR, from the coding sequence GTGAGCCGCCGGACGGTGCTTGCCGGGCTGGCCGTCTCGCTGCCCTTGGTGGCGGGCTCCGGTGCCCCGGCGCAGCCCAATCTCGCCACGCCGGTGATTCCCGGCACGCCGGGGGCGAAGCCCGCGCAGGTGACGGTGGAGGGGCGGAACATCCTCGTCGACGGCCAGCCCTTCCTCGTGCGTGGCGTCGCCGGCGACGGGCCGCTGGCGCTGCTGCCCGGCCTCGGCGCCACCACGGTACGCAGCTATGGCGAGGACCCCGGCCCGCTGCTCGACGCGGCCGGCACGCTGGGGCTGAAGGTGATTGCCGGCCTGTGGGTCGGCCAGCCGCGCCAGGGCGCCGATTATGCCGACGCAAGCTTCCGCGCCCGCCAGCTCGCCGAGCTGGAAGCTATGGTGACCAAGTATCGCGACCATCCCGCGCTGCTGATGTGGGGCATCGGCAATGAGGTGGAGGTCGACCTTGCCGATGATTCGGCGGTGTGGCCGGTGATCGAGGAGGTGGCCGCGATGGTCGCCCGCGTCGATCCCGCCCATCCTCCGCTCGCCGTGCTGGCGGAAACCGGTACCGACAAGGTGGAGAAGCTGCGCAAGGCGCCCAGCATCAGGGTGCTCGGCCTCAATTCCTATGGCGATGCCCTCTATTCCGTGGCCGAGCGGGCGCGCAAGCAGGGCTGGGAGGGGCCGATCATCATCACCGAGCTGGGCGCGCTCGGCCAGTGGCAGGCGGCGCATGCGCCCTGGGGCGCGCCCTTCGAGCCGAGCTCGACCCAGAAGGCGATCCAGCTGCGCCGCTATCTCGCCGCGCTGGACGAGCAGGGGGCGGGCGCCATTCTCTTCCTCTGGGGCCAGAAGCAGGAGGTGACGCCGAGCTGGCACAGCCTGCTGCTGCCGGACGGGGTGTGGCTGGAAGCGGCGGAGGCCATGGCGCAGGCCTGGGGCGGTCAGTCGCCGGGCGTCAATCAGGCGCCGCGCATTGCCTCGCTGCGGGTGGCGGGCGAACCGAGCGCGCCTTTCGGCCGTTGGCGCGCGGACGAGGAAGGCGCCTTCACCCTCGACGCCGTCGAACCCGATGGCGACCTGATGGAGGTGCGCTGGTTCGTCATGGCCGAAAGCGCCGATCGCGGCATTGGCGGCGATGCCGAACAGGTGCCGCCCCTCTTCCCCGAGGCGGTGCGCCAGAGCGGACCCAGTGGCGCCCGCGTCTCCGGCCTCACACCGGGTCGTTACCGGATCTTCGTGGAACTGCGTGATGGCAAGGGCGCCGGCGCCACCGCCAACATGCCGTTCGAGGTGCGGTGA